TCAAATTTTTATTTCAATTGAAATAATAAAATAAAAGTATTATGAATTTTTAAAATCAATGATAATTCATGACTTGATTTGAAAATAACATTATGATTATAATTTAACAATTATTTAATAATTTCATAAGGTTTAGAAAGTAAAATATTTGTAAAAAATGGTTAAAAAAAAGACAGAGAGTACCATTTCAAGTGAAAGCAAATTTGGTAAAAAACGAAAATGAAGGGATGTATTTCAAGTGTAAAATTTTTTCATTGAAAAATCTAAAATAAATATTTGAGCTTTAAATCGTAAATGAAGAATTTTAACGCAGAATACTTTAAAAAAAGATAGAGAGGAAAATTTCAAGTGAATACAAATGAAATATACCTGTCAAGTCTTTCAAGACCCTCAAAATCGTTTCACTAGAAACACACCTCTCACTCTCTAAAAATCATGGAAAAATCGTTATTAAAACATGAGAATATAATCAAAAAATAGGGAATGAATTCGTTGAAAAAATAATTAAACATAAAAATACGTTAAAAATAATAAAAAACATTAATAATAATATAAAAAATTGATAAAGCATTTATAAAAATAAGAATAATAAAAATAAAAAAATAAATAAAAATATTATTTTATTTATATTTCAGGAAGTGTGGTGTTTTTAATGGATCCATAAGTCTTACCAAGAATCCATATGCATTGTAGCTTTCCCTTAAAGACTTTTTTTATTGTTTTAATAAGAGTATGTTTTGTAAGTCCATCTTCAAAGATGTCTTCTGTTATGATGAATCTGGTCAATTGATCATTAGGATGTTCCAATTCAAAATCTAAAAACATTTCATTTAATGAAAATCTTATTTTCCAAATGAATTCCTGATTCATTTCTTTAGGACTGCTTTTGATAATGTTTTTCTCTTCCTGTGAAACTTCTGTTGCACATCCTATGATTAAAACATCCTCTTTTGTTTTAGGATTGATTATGTCCATTGTATTGTTGTTTGGAAAGTTAATGAGATAATGGAAATTAGCGTTTTCATCATAAATCTTTTCACGAAAGAGATTCTCTTCCATTAACCAGTTTCTGACTTGCTCTTCATCTATTGCCATGTTATCATCCATAAAATAAATATAAATATTTTTTTTTAATTAAATCATGATTAAATTTTAATAGAATTTTAATAAAATTTTTAATATCAATAAATTATATATAGTTTGCTAATATATTTAATTTTAATGATAACCGAACTTTACTCAAATTCAATTTACATGCTGCTTACAATACTTTTATTTGCTTTGGCATTTGATTTGCTTATTGGAGAATTTCCAGCTAAATTGCATCCCGTTGTATGGATTGGAAACATCATAATCTTTTTCAAGAAATATCTTATAGGATATGACAATAAGATTTCCGGACTTATCGTTTCTATCTGTGTAATAGCTGTTTCTTCACTTGTCGTTTTAGTGCCAATGCTAATCATCAAGCATTTCATGTACATTAATGATGGAATGATTTATTTATTTAAATTAGCGGCTATTTTATTGTTGTCATCTACATTTTCAGTGAAACTGCTACTTGATTCTGCACGTGATGTGGAAAATGACTTGAAAAACAACAATCTAAACAAGGCACGTCAGGCAGTTAGTTATTTGGTAAGCAGAAAAACAAGTGAATTGAATAAGGAGCATGTCATATCAGCTGTTATTGAAACATTAACTGAAAACATTCCAGATTCATATGTTTCAACTATTTTTTACTATTCAATTGTTGGTATAATAGCATTCCTTTTAGGATTCAATGATTTCACTGTTGTCATATTGGCTATACTTGCAGCATTGATCCATAGGGTTGTCGATACCATAGATTCCATGCTTGGATACAAGACAGATGAGCTTTATAACATTGGATTTGTTCCTGCTCATTTGGATGATATATTGAATTACATTCCTGCCAGGATATCAGGATATTTGATAATAATCTCTGCAGCATTCTTGGCTCTCAATTGGAGAGGAGCCTATTACATTATGGGAAGGGATGCTAGAAACTGTGACAGTCCAAATTCAGGATACACAATGGCAACAGTAGCTGGCGCATTGAACATTCAGCTTGAAAAGGAGGGAGTCTATACTTTAGGTGACAATTTGCATCCACTTAAAGTTGAATGCATTGACAAGGCAATTGACATTGCAAGACTTAGCATATTCCTGATTACAATATTTTTCTTTTTCGTATTTATGGATTTGATTCTTCTTCAATTATAGAAGAACTACTTTTTTTATTTAGTTTATTTCTTTGAAAAAAAAAGAATATTTTTAACTTATATTTTCTAATCAATGATTATTTAATAATAAAAAATAGTATGGTGTAAAAGGATATTACTTTTCAAGTGATTAATTGATGCAAAAAGAGTTTATAAAAATAAGAAAAATGAAGTTATATGATAACTTCATTAATTACGAAATCCTTAAAGAAAGTCATGTGAATCAGTTCATCTTCCCAAACGAGGCTTGAACCTGATCCGAAATCATTTGAAAACTTGACATTGTCTCCAAGGCCAATTGATTTTTTAGACTTGAACTCGCTATGTGAGATGTTTTCCAAAACCTTCACGAATTCCAATCTGTCAATATTGTCAACGGATTTCTTTTCGACAATAGCTTCTATGATATAGCTTCTGCAGAGCTTTTCATGATACTGCTTGTAAATGCTATGATTGTAGAACAATTCCAATCCTTTAATTTCACCATTTACAATGAAGATAACACCATTTTGGCCATCTTCAATATGGAATTTGCTTAAGTAGTCATTTTGCTTATCCTTAAGGTTTTCATAGCTGTCATTCAATGCACTGGTCATGGATTTGAAATTGGATCTTGATTCAAATTCACTGATGGAATCCCAAACTTCCCCCTGATAGTCACGTTCCTCATAG
Above is a window of Methanobrevibacter ruminantium DNA encoding:
- a CDS encoding DUF2299 domain-containing protein, which translates into the protein MAIDEEQVRNWLMEENLFREKIYDENANFHYLINFPNNNTMDIINPKTKEDVLIIGCATEVSQEEKNIIKSSPKEMNQEFIWKIRFSLNEMFLDFELEHPNDQLTRFIITEDIFEDGLTKHTLIKTIKKVFKGKLQCIWILGKTYGSIKNTTLPEI
- a CDS encoding cobalamin biosynthesis protein; translated protein: MITELYSNSIYMLLTILLFALAFDLLIGEFPAKLHPVVWIGNIIIFFKKYLIGYDNKISGLIVSICVIAVSSLVVLVPMLIIKHFMYINDGMIYLFKLAAILLLSSTFSVKLLLDSARDVENDLKNNNLNKARQAVSYLVSRKTSELNKEHVISAVIETLTENIPDSYVSTIFYYSIVGIIAFLLGFNDFTVVILAILAALIHRVVDTIDSMLGYKTDELYNIGFVPAHLDDILNYIPARISGYLIIISAAFLALNWRGAYYIMGRDARNCDSPNSGYTMATVAGALNIQLEKEGVYTLGDNLHPLKVECIDKAIDIARLSIFLITIFFFFVFMDLILLQL